From Ruminococcus sp. HUN007, a single genomic window includes:
- the rlmB gene encoding 23S rRNA (guanosine(2251)-2'-O)-methyltransferase RlmB, whose protein sequence is MNDKNNSRDNEQNLILGKNPVMEALKADQPIDTIYLAGSGTIFSKITSMAKNNGVVVKNVNDQKLRQMCGTATHQGVVAVCACAEYSTVEDILERAEEKGHAPFIIICDEIEDPHNLGAIIRTAEAAGADGVIIPKRRSASLNQTVHKTSAGAASWIPVARVSNLASVIDDLKEKNIWIYGTDAEGADYTTVDLNGGIAFVIGSEGFGMGKLIKEKCDFLLSLPMYGHVNSLNASVAAGIFMYEAVRQRNK, encoded by the coding sequence ATGAACGATAAAAACAACAGCCGTGATAACGAGCAGAATCTTATTCTCGGTAAAAATCCCGTAATGGAAGCGCTGAAGGCTGACCAGCCGATCGACACCATCTATCTGGCAGGTTCAGGAACGATCTTCAGCAAGATCACTTCCATGGCAAAAAACAACGGAGTCGTAGTCAAGAACGTCAACGACCAGAAACTTCGTCAGATGTGCGGCACAGCTACGCATCAGGGAGTTGTCGCTGTATGCGCATGTGCAGAATACTCAACTGTTGAGGACATTCTTGAAAGAGCAGAAGAAAAGGGACATGCTCCGTTCATCATCATATGCGATGAGATCGAAGATCCGCACAACCTCGGTGCGATAATCCGTACAGCTGAAGCAGCAGGTGCAGATGGTGTCATCATCCCGAAAAGGAGAAGCGCATCGCTTAATCAGACAGTGCACAAAACTTCCGCAGGAGCTGCAAGCTGGATCCCGGTCGCCAGAGTATCGAATCTCGCTTCAGTGATCGATGATCTCAAGGAAAAGAACATCTGGATATACGGAACCGATGCGGAAGGCGCCGATTACACCACAGTTGACTTAAACGGCGGAATAGCCTTCGTTATAGGTTCCGAAGGCTTCGGCATGGGAAAACTGATAAAGGAAAAATGTGATTTTCTTCTCAGCCTTCCGATGTACGGACACGTAAATTCTCTTAACGCTTCGGTTGCAGCCGGAATTTTCATGTATGAAGCGGTAAGACAAAGAAACAAATAA
- a CDS encoding GGDEF domain-containing protein: MEEKRRVRIGLFVNSIQNDYSTLVCQGAAVAAEELDADLLIVPGRELVNTWDKREVKRFELQNNVLYTFINSSNIDVLIVSIGTVASSLNDKKRKEFLDQYRGVKIIALESEVEGYPSILYSMSGLRQEIEHFITVHGMRRIAYLSGPENNNVAQERVGVYRQVMSEHGLEIPDNYIAYGDFSDLCTDVVRNWFDEMADNFPEVICSANDTMVKCIKEVCAERGIRIGTDLFVAGFDNAAFTNVMVPPLTTVKSNVMTMGYTAVVSAVNYYKTGVFKNTSVDTMLITRQSCGCSPESVRETETKGISLAVEKEELIENIIKYTVKKSSLDIIPQRQIQVLRDFIGYVYERAAGKSSSSVPSSEMSKLVSELMSEENMEFFTFDAINAVAFALRKIALEGNPGAKREEVFRTFERFFRSVSLQFAEKSQNTESRMISDRLVFSRIADDMMSSGNDESESLRLLMNDIKQLCVKSCYLYLYNKSFDGLSKAASAEEDISVWKRPDYIYLKALYDDNASVFPDHDEQKMSYDEFLTNRFHQSKKRRTMVLQALYFNNEHYGIILMESSTIGLMSETMNISLQISTAIKLTQFMGQLTDALDNVEKANIKLSRESVTDQLTGIYNRRGFISESEKILSDRSGKACSGAVLYADLDCLKVINDTFGHREGDFAIRKASEILRTSLRKSDVVGRVGGDEFVAFIMDIDEERIMAVCRRITNMAAAFNKESDKPYNIGISMGLYRFNTIDGESIDQLMSGADRELYSNKKNKVKVVLKEKH, from the coding sequence ATGGAAGAAAAGAGAAGAGTAAGGATCGGGCTGTTTGTCAACAGTATACAGAACGACTACTCAACACTTGTGTGTCAGGGTGCAGCTGTAGCAGCAGAAGAGCTTGATGCTGATCTTCTTATTGTTCCGGGACGTGAGCTGGTCAATACGTGGGACAAAAGAGAAGTAAAAAGGTTTGAACTTCAGAACAATGTACTTTATACATTTATCAATTCCAGTAACATTGACGTGCTTATTGTTTCGATCGGAACTGTCGCTTCTTCTCTGAACGATAAGAAAAGAAAAGAATTTCTTGATCAGTACAGGGGCGTGAAAATTATTGCCCTTGAATCTGAGGTCGAAGGCTATCCGTCCATTCTTTACAGTATGAGCGGTCTCAGGCAGGAAATAGAACATTTCATAACTGTGCACGGAATGCGCAGGATTGCTTACCTGAGCGGTCCTGAAAACAATAATGTTGCACAGGAAAGAGTCGGCGTTTACAGGCAGGTAATGTCTGAACATGGTCTTGAAATACCTGACAACTACATTGCGTACGGCGATTTTTCGGATCTCTGCACTGATGTAGTGCGAAACTGGTTCGATGAAATGGCAGATAACTTTCCTGAAGTTATCTGCAGTGCCAACGATACCATGGTGAAGTGCATCAAAGAGGTATGCGCGGAACGCGGGATCAGGATCGGTACCGATCTGTTCGTTGCAGGATTTGACAATGCAGCATTTACAAATGTAATGGTGCCGCCGCTTACCACAGTAAAGTCCAATGTTATGACAATGGGCTATACTGCTGTTGTCAGCGCTGTGAATTACTATAAAACAGGAGTTTTCAAAAACACATCTGTTGACACCATGCTTATCACAAGGCAGTCCTGCGGATGCAGTCCTGAATCAGTCAGGGAAACAGAAACCAAAGGCATAAGTCTCGCTGTTGAAAAAGAAGAGCTTATTGAAAACATCATAAAATACACTGTAAAAAAATCATCACTTGATATAATTCCGCAGAGGCAGATACAGGTCCTCCGTGACTTTATCGGATATGTCTACGAACGCGCTGCGGGAAAAAGTTCTTCATCTGTCCCTTCTTCCGAAATGAGCAAACTTGTTTCGGAACTTATGAGTGAAGAAAATATGGAGTTCTTTACTTTTGATGCTATTAATGCTGTGGCTTTTGCTTTGCGCAAGATCGCACTTGAAGGAAACCCGGGAGCAAAACGCGAGGAAGTATTCAGAACCTTTGAAAGATTCTTCCGCAGTGTAAGCCTTCAGTTTGCTGAGAAGAGTCAGAACACTGAAAGCAGAATGATATCAGACCGCCTTGTTTTCTCGCGCATTGCTGATGACATGATGTCCAGCGGAAACGATGAATCCGAGAGCTTAAGACTGCTCATGAATGATATAAAACAGCTGTGTGTAAAAAGCTGTTACCTTTATCTTTACAATAAATCATTTGACGGTCTGTCCAAAGCAGCGTCCGCTGAAGAGGACATATCAGTCTGGAAAAGGCCGGACTATATTTATCTCAAGGCTTTGTATGACGACAACGCTTCTGTTTTTCCGGATCACGATGAGCAGAAGATGAGTTATGATGAATTCCTGACCAACAGATTCCATCAGAGTAAAAAACGCAGGACCATGGTTCTGCAGGCGCTTTATTTCAATAATGAGCACTATGGCATAATTCTCATGGAAAGCAGTACAATAGGTCTTATGTCTGAGACAATGAACATTTCACTTCAGATAAGCACGGCCATCAAACTTACACAGTTTATGGGGCAGCTTACTGATGCGCTTGACAATGTTGAGAAAGCCAACATAAAACTCAGCAGGGAATCCGTTACAGATCAGCTTACCGGTATTTATAACCGCCGCGGTTTCATAAGCGAGTCGGAAAAGATCCTTTCTGACAGAAGCGGAAAAGCATGCAGCGGTGCTGTGCTTTACGCTGACCTTGACTGCCTGAAAGTAATAAACGATACCTTTGGACACAGGGAAGGCGATTTTGCTATCAGGAAGGCTTCGGAGATACTCCGGACAAGTCTGAGAAAGTCAGATGTTGTCGGACGTGTGGGCGGTGACGAGTTCGTTGCGTTCATTATGGATATTGATGAGGAGAGAATAATGGCTGTCTGCCGGAGAATAACGAATATGGCGGCTGCCTTCAATAAAGAGAGCGACAAACCGTATAATATCGGGATCAGTATGGGATTGTACCGGTTCAATACTATTGACGGTGAGTCCATAGATCAGCTTATGTCCGGAGCGGACAGGGAGCTTTACAGCAATAAAAAGAATAAAGTCAAAGTAGTGCTTAAGGAAAAGCACTGA
- a CDS encoding leucine-rich repeat domain-containing protein translates to MKKNDTAGQNGQNEKPYRENNINTITSIHIPGSVKTIEKGAFTNCFSLTELTFAEGVEILGEGAFASCHELAGVSLPSTVKEIGDYAFFECFAMKTLSAGSNTESIGEYAFYNCNYLRTAVIPDSVTKLGTGAFAGCDTLCDLTISKSLTVIPESCFSDSLLKKVVIPEGVTEIGDFAFARSSALSGVSFPKSLVKIGEKAFFMCPDYTEAAIPETVTEIGEKAFGYNVDASKAVSDPEELLKEDFSIKTKKGSAAEKYAEENGIKTK, encoded by the coding sequence TTGAAAAAAAACGATACAGCCGGTCAGAACGGTCAGAATGAAAAGCCTTACAGGGAAAACAATATAAACACTATCACATCGATACACATCCCGGGAAGTGTAAAAACAATTGAAAAAGGCGCTTTCACCAACTGTTTTTCGCTTACTGAACTTACGTTTGCAGAAGGTGTCGAGATCCTCGGCGAAGGTGCTTTCGCATCATGCCATGAACTTGCCGGCGTTTCTCTGCCATCCACTGTAAAGGAAATCGGAGATTACGCATTTTTCGAGTGCTTCGCAATGAAGACCCTGTCGGCAGGAAGCAATACCGAATCCATAGGTGAATACGCTTTCTACAACTGTAATTATCTGAGAACTGCCGTTATTCCGGATTCAGTTACAAAACTCGGAACAGGAGCATTCGCCGGATGTGATACGCTTTGTGATCTCACCATTTCAAAGTCGCTCACAGTCATTCCGGAAAGCTGCTTCAGCGACAGCCTGTTAAAAAAGGTGGTTATTCCTGAAGGCGTGACCGAGATCGGAGATTTCGCTTTTGCCCGTTCTTCAGCTCTTTCCGGAGTAAGCTTCCCGAAATCACTCGTAAAAATAGGTGAAAAAGCCTTTTTCATGTGTCCGGACTACACTGAAGCCGCAATACCGGAAACAGTCACGGAAATCGGTGAAAAAGCATTCGGCTACAACGTCGATGCTTCAAAAGCCGTAAGTGATCCTGAAGAATTACTGAAGGAAGATTTCAGCATAAAGACAAAGAAAGGCTCTGCCGCTGAAAAATATGCTGAAGAAAACGGAATAAAAACAAAGTAA
- a CDS encoding FapA family protein, giving the protein MKLFGRERFTFGKTKKEQDADDNQAVNSGENTDEASAALKQTDESPENGSAAEKKKTDERLGISENSKIYKLWNEYPESVRGDKFDPLGFMYDKIQETHDELKENFYRIHADTANFKDFDANQKEIAEFIKELSQYSGRVLRTVSKGFEITQEQIEKIKNIAFDENGEFSETRLRNSLLNDSSLASLGGFRSSEELKKIIAAVRSGDDAPGKKETDAVYSETEEADSLPAFSERDAEIKFKLSSDLIHAWVFILPPGVNGKDVTVSGITEILAQNGVIFGIDESMAERIEKEKLYFKLIEIARGKYPVNGSNGKVRELFSREINKINLVEDEHGRVNNKELGLIKSVHKGDVLAEIELPTEAADGMQVTGEPVQGTDGEYPKVPAGTNTKISEDKKTVTADADGELYFQNGIFGVRKVLKINHDIDLSVGNIDFAGDLIINGNIREGFSVKCSGNMKINGLSESAEISAGGNIFIEKGMFGGSDGSITAGGNLNCKYLENCRVDIRGNLSADQVLRCTVSADGFVDVSGVKGRIIGGSITGGKGISANFIGTQSGMGANVTLTTGMTSVYLKQRSLKAAELAIIEESLAKLMQNIRFLEAKKNSLNQLQKALLEKLVLQIKARKIQRDELTAEIEEIDKKSRGSRSAVEIKCGQLRSAVEINFDGFRYNISKELNNFRVFKDGPKIIARANGFEKVITDKA; this is encoded by the coding sequence ATGAAACTTTTTGGCAGAGAGCGTTTCACGTTCGGCAAAACAAAAAAAGAACAGGACGCCGACGATAACCAGGCCGTAAATTCCGGAGAAAACACAGATGAGGCTTCGGCTGCTTTGAAGCAGACTGATGAATCCCCTGAGAACGGATCCGCTGCGGAAAAGAAAAAAACTGACGAAAGACTCGGAATTTCTGAAAACTCGAAAATATATAAACTGTGGAACGAGTATCCGGAAAGCGTAAGGGGGGATAAATTTGATCCTCTGGGATTCATGTACGATAAGATACAGGAAACGCATGATGAGCTTAAGGAAAATTTCTACAGAATACATGCTGACACAGCGAATTTTAAGGATTTTGACGCTAATCAGAAAGAGATAGCAGAGTTTATAAAGGAACTTTCGCAATATTCCGGAAGGGTCCTCCGCACTGTAAGCAAAGGTTTTGAAATCACACAGGAACAGATAGAAAAGATAAAAAACATTGCCTTTGACGAAAACGGTGAGTTTTCGGAGACACGTCTCAGGAACAGTCTGCTGAACGACAGCAGTCTGGCTTCACTGGGCGGCTTCAGAAGCAGCGAGGAATTAAAGAAAATTATAGCTGCTGTACGTTCCGGAGATGATGCTCCGGGGAAAAAGGAAACTGATGCCGTGTATTCAGAAACAGAGGAAGCTGATTCTCTTCCGGCTTTCAGCGAACGTGACGCTGAAATAAAGTTTAAACTTTCATCTGATCTCATCCATGCCTGGGTGTTCATACTTCCTCCGGGCGTAAACGGAAAGGATGTGACCGTTTCAGGCATTACGGAAATACTTGCGCAGAACGGCGTTATTTTCGGAATAGATGAGTCCATGGCAGAAAGAATAGAAAAAGAAAAGCTTTACTTTAAACTCATCGAGATAGCCCGCGGCAAATATCCGGTAAACGGTTCAAACGGAAAGGTACGCGAACTTTTTTCAAGGGAGATAAATAAGATAAACCTTGTTGAAGACGAACACGGAAGAGTCAACAACAAGGAACTCGGTCTGATAAAGAGTGTGCACAAGGGCGATGTTCTTGCGGAGATCGAACTTCCGACCGAGGCCGCTGACGGAATGCAGGTAACCGGCGAGCCGGTACAGGGCACTGACGGTGAGTATCCGAAGGTCCCTGCCGGTACAAATACAAAGATATCCGAAGATAAAAAGACTGTTACTGCGGATGCTGACGGTGAGCTCTATTTTCAGAACGGTATTTTTGGTGTAAGAAAAGTGCTGAAGATAAACCATGACATTGATCTGTCAGTGGGAAATATTGATTTTGCAGGCGACCTGATCATAAACGGAAATATAAGGGAAGGATTTTCGGTAAAGTGTTCCGGCAACATGAAGATAAATGGTCTTTCGGAAAGCGCGGAGATAAGCGCAGGCGGCAATATTTTTATAGAAAAGGGCATGTTCGGCGGCTCGGACGGCAGCATTACCGCAGGCGGAAATCTTAACTGTAAATATCTTGAAAACTGCCGCGTTGATATCAGGGGTAATCTCAGTGCAGACCAGGTTCTGAGATGTACTGTATCAGCTGACGGATTTGTGGATGTTTCCGGTGTGAAGGGCAGGATAATCGGCGGAAGTATAACCGGAGGCAAAGGAATAAGCGCAAACTTCATCGGTACACAGTCGGGTATGGGAGCAAATGTGACCCTGACAACGGGAATGACCTCAGTTTATCTGAAGCAGCGTTCCCTGAAGGCGGCAGAGCTTGCGATCATCGAAGAAAGCCTGGCGAAACTCATGCAGAACATTCGTTTCCTTGAGGCTAAAAAGAATTCGCTCAATCAGCTTCAGAAGGCTCTTCTTGAAAAACTTGTGCTTCAGATCAAAGCAAGAAAAATTCAGAGAGATGAGCTTACGGCTGAGATTGAGGAAATCGATAAAAAAAGCCGCGGCAGCCGGTCCGCAGTTGAAATAAAATGCGGTCAGCTTCGTTCGGCAGTGGAAATCAACTTTGACGGATTCAGATATAATATCAGCAAGGAACTTAACAATTTCCGTGTTTTCAAGGACGGACCGAAGATAATCGCAAGGGCGAACGGGTTTGAAAAAGTAATAACCGACAAGGCGTGA
- a CDS encoding metalloregulator ArsR/SmtB family transcription factor, which yields MEKEHCHCVSEHGGFDGNMPDDNVLYDVSELFKVFGDATRIKILFLLLKEEMCVCDIAGLLGMQQSAISHQLRVLKQARLVKFRREGKTVFYSLADGHVETMLSQGIEHATEQQPNTGN from the coding sequence ATGGAAAAAGAACACTGTCACTGTGTTTCGGAACACGGCGGATTTGACGGGAACATGCCGGATGACAATGTCCTGTACGATGTTTCCGAACTGTTCAAGGTTTTCGGTGACGCAACAAGGATAAAGATATTGTTTCTTCTTCTGAAAGAAGAAATGTGCGTCTGTGACATCGCGGGACTTCTTGGAATGCAGCAGTCCGCTATATCCCATCAGCTGCGTGTGCTAAAGCAGGCCAGACTGGTGAAATTCCGCAGGGAAGGCAAAACGGTCTTTTATTCCCTTGCAGACGGGCACGTCGAAACAATGCTCAGTCAGGGTATAGAGCATGCGACTGAGCAGCAGCCGAACACAGGCAACTAA
- a CDS encoding EAL domain-containing protein: MYSPNDLCYNDNSCDCFFITDVCNHHVTCEYDARFSSLTGYNSLTDPEIRDLTKIIHPDDLEKYRSVKEALSSENPFESIDLRLIKKDGTLIYVTCNLIYNVTDDNYERIVCAFSVLGDSDFFRQQEEMLRGMHSLVFKFRRTDKFPFYYNDSFLKLIACTREEISELNLSYTDFMNSLDVDHFLHAIRCSDKSDTFSSCTVRVTDKNKNIKWVSCSFKKMVSSCGSEYFMGIGEDITDLKKTELDLTKNRMLLNNITENLSCALLSLDRTETHAALIRANKGFFRLFGYTEEDMEKFSQNISELIIHPDDHSRFISGIMRSGNERSGICRAVTATGKVIWVSCDSFTTLENSKPCYMCTFHDVTALKETENELTTTKAVLTMAAARNSDVYCTIDFEKRTLTFPEYFSRKYGIPEIIENMPDELFRTRRIHESFHEAISSLYYSIRNGKRNGSSIFKYVPETESPIWLRADLSAIESVNESPSKAIAIISDISEQMTSEEYLESMIGDASENERMVFLVNLSQSRIVICRNPCGTIMSLSGQTYHDSLLMNIIISHVFPADRKMISENLTLKNLWKNYFEGKTSYSLDFRINTETQEPKCEKLEVKYFSEDVSSDIFVTMKITDLGDSTGIEIPEEPTSVHPPVMVPKDLFRRLVNEYLSVRKNSRKLQALYVLDLNAFSSLQKRHGTDAGQKILDTVSKGLLAVKRPSIAGKSYGDEFLIFIKDISDYDDLNITAKELCSICNNLETPDSDHETVTGCVGVAYSPAHGCDFESLYRKAEAALSNAKRFDKTRYAIYSEENASDRRQLILYDFKEKASKAVKEPGVVYHLYNADIKEFRNINHILGYEKGDKMLKEICSMLQEFLKPGEYFTRLFADNFLILTQVHDTFAVMRRMEEINYRLQKLNILDENEIKFSAGYVQIDDSNRSTEFEQLIDCSITAHEHAKKKKGSVHIRFEPSMYSEEFHKYEILSEIQNACRTGQICTFVQPQYDILNHEYVSMEALVRWNHPVRGLLTPDKFIDVCEENGFISDIDFCVLEQMCSYIRRRLDADLRVLPIAINQSQITIHEKGYVRRLMALTGKYNIPPKYIELEVTESAYVNNLDETISVLSELRECGFRISMDDFGTGYSTLNFLKDIPVDSLKIDKTFLTENLIEKKPAEIIKSITNMAHNINIRVVCEGVEFPQQVQFLQNIGCELVQGYLFGKPMPYTDVADFIENSCPAV; this comes from the coding sequence ATGTATTCACCAAATGATCTTTGCTACAACGACAACAGCTGTGACTGTTTTTTTATCACTGATGTCTGCAACCACCATGTTACCTGCGAATATGACGCAAGATTTTCCAGTCTTACCGGATACAATTCCCTTACTGATCCTGAAATAAGAGATCTGACAAAGATAATCCATCCGGACGATCTGGAAAAATACCGTTCCGTAAAAGAAGCGCTGTCTTCTGAAAATCCGTTCGAAAGCATCGACTTAAGACTTATAAAAAAGGACGGAACACTTATTTATGTTACCTGCAACCTTATATATAATGTAACAGATGACAATTACGAAAGAATAGTATGTGCTTTTTCCGTACTCGGAGACTCTGACTTCTTCAGACAGCAGGAAGAGATGCTCCGCGGCATGCATTCCCTCGTATTCAAATTCAGACGTACAGACAAATTTCCGTTCTACTATAACGACAGCTTTCTGAAACTCATAGCCTGCACGCGTGAAGAAATATCAGAATTAAATCTGAGCTATACAGACTTCATGAATTCACTCGATGTCGATCATTTTCTCCATGCAATAAGATGTTCCGACAAATCTGATACTTTTTCAAGCTGTACAGTACGTGTAACAGATAAAAACAAGAATATAAAATGGGTCAGCTGCTCATTCAAAAAAATGGTCTCATCATGCGGCAGCGAATACTTCATGGGCATCGGAGAAGATATAACCGACTTAAAGAAAACCGAACTCGACCTGACGAAAAACCGTATGCTCCTTAATAACATAACCGAGAATCTTTCATGTGCACTGCTTTCACTTGACAGAACGGAAACTCATGCTGCTCTTATCAGGGCAAACAAAGGTTTTTTCCGGCTTTTCGGATATACTGAAGAAGACATGGAAAAGTTCAGTCAGAACATAAGCGAACTGATCATACATCCTGACGACCACAGCCGCTTCATAAGCGGGATCATGCGCTCGGGAAATGAGCGTTCCGGTATATGCCGCGCTGTTACTGCAACCGGAAAGGTCATCTGGGTATCCTGTGATTCATTCACGACCCTGGAAAACAGCAAACCATGCTACATGTGCACATTTCATGATGTTACCGCACTAAAGGAAACAGAAAACGAACTGACGACCACAAAAGCCGTCCTTACCATGGCAGCTGCTCGCAATTCTGATGTTTACTGTACAATAGACTTTGAAAAAAGAACTCTTACATTTCCGGAATACTTCAGCAGGAAATACGGCATTCCGGAAATTATCGAAAATATGCCTGACGAACTTTTCAGGACCAGACGCATCCACGAATCGTTTCACGAGGCGATATCTTCCCTCTACTACAGCATAAGAAACGGAAAAAGAAACGGAAGCAGTATTTTCAAGTACGTGCCGGAAACAGAAAGTCCTATCTGGCTGAGGGCCGATCTGTCAGCCATTGAAAGCGTAAACGAATCTCCTTCAAAGGCAATAGCTATTATTTCCGACATCTCAGAGCAGATGACATCGGAAGAATACCTTGAAAGCATGATAGGGGATGCTTCTGAAAATGAACGTATGGTCTTTCTTGTAAACCTGAGTCAGAGCAGAATAGTTATATGCCGCAATCCATGCGGCACGATCATGTCGCTGTCAGGGCAGACCTATCACGATTCGCTTCTGATGAACATTATTATTTCACACGTCTTCCCGGCTGACAGGAAAATGATATCTGAAAACCTTACGCTTAAAAATCTCTGGAAAAATTATTTTGAGGGTAAAACCAGCTACAGTCTTGATTTCAGGATAAACACTGAAACGCAGGAACCAAAGTGTGAAAAGCTTGAGGTAAAATATTTCTCTGAAGATGTATCAAGCGATATTTTTGTCACAATGAAAATCACCGACCTGGGCGACAGCACAGGCATAGAGATACCTGAAGAACCAACTTCAGTACATCCGCCTGTAATGGTTCCGAAAGACCTGTTCCGCAGGCTTGTGAATGAGTATCTTTCCGTCCGTAAAAACAGCAGAAAACTGCAGGCGCTTTACGTGCTCGACCTGAACGCTTTCAGCAGCCTTCAGAAACGCCACGGAACTGATGCAGGTCAGAAAATACTCGACACAGTCTCAAAGGGGCTGCTTGCAGTAAAGCGTCCTTCAATAGCAGGCAAAAGCTACGGAGACGAATTTCTGATCTTCATCAAGGACATCAGCGATTATGACGATCTTAACATCACTGCAAAGGAACTCTGTTCAATATGCAACAATCTTGAAACTCCCGACAGTGATCACGAGACTGTCACCGGATGTGTCGGAGTCGCTTACTCTCCTGCGCACGGCTGTGACTTTGAATCGCTTTACAGGAAAGCTGAAGCCGCGCTGAGCAATGCAAAAAGATTCGACAAGACAAGATACGCAATTTATTCCGAAGAAAATGCTTCGGACAGAAGGCAGCTCATTCTCTACGATTTCAAGGAAAAAGCCTCGAAAGCAGTTAAGGAACCGGGAGTTGTTTATCACCTCTACAACGCTGATATAAAAGAGTTCCGGAATATAAATCATATACTCGGCTACGAAAAAGGCGACAAGATGCTGAAAGAGATCTGCTCGATGCTTCAGGAATTCCTGAAACCGGGTGAATACTTTACAAGGCTGTTTGCAGACAACTTCCTTATTCTGACGCAGGTACATGATACTTTCGCAGTAATGCGCCGTATGGAAGAGATAAACTACAGACTTCAGAAGCTCAACATTCTCGACGAAAACGAAATAAAGTTCTCTGCCGGATACGTACAGATAGACGACTCGAACAGAAGCACTGAATTCGAGCAGCTCATCGACTGTTCAATAACAGCGCATGAACACGCAAAGAAAAAGAAAGGCTCTGTTCACATCCGCTTTGAGCCTTCAATGTACAGCGAAGAATTTCATAAATACGAAATACTCAGTGAGATTCAGAACGCCTGCCGTACCGGTCAGATATGCACTTTTGTTCAGCCTCAGTACGACATACTCAACCACGAATACGTAAGTATGGAAGCGCTTGTACGCTGGAACCATCCTGTACGCGGACTTCTCACTCCGGACAAATTCATTGATGTCTGCGAGGAAAACGGATTTATAAGCGACATAGACTTCTGCGTACTCGAACAGATGTGCTCGTACATCCGCCGCAGGCTCGACGCAGATCTGCGCGTTCTTCCTATTGCAATAAACCAGTCACAGATAACCATACATGAAAAAGGATATGTCAGAAGGCTCATGGCTCTTACAGGAAAGTATAATATTCCGCCAAAGTACATTGAGCTTGAAGTTACCGAAAGTGCCTATGTAAACAATCTGGATGAAACGATCTCAGTGCTGTCTGAACTGCGTGAATGCGGATTCAGGATATCAATGGACGACTTCGGTACAGGCTATTCAACTCTTAACTTCCTTAAGGATATACCTGTTGACTCACTTAAGATAGACAAGACTTTCCTCACTGAAAATCTTATTGAGAAAAAGCCTGCCGAGATAATAAAGTCGATCACCAATATGGCACACAACATCAACATACGCGTAGTATGCGAAGGCGTGGAATTCCCTCAGCAGGTACAGTTCCTTCAGAATATCGGCTGTGAACTCGTACAGGGATATCTTTTCGGAAAGCCTATGCCTTACACTGACGTGGCAGACTTCATTGAAAATTCCTGCCCGGCAGTATAA
- a CDS encoding DNA glycosylase produces the protein MDYRVTDNGIIVSQNCFDLAQTLDCGQAFRWSRRPDGAFEGDFLNEHLVISQQSSDEFLLHGVSEEKFLGVWKDYFDLDTDYSAFIERFSDDETLSQAAEFASGIRILRQDPWETLCSFIISQNNNIPRIKGIIGRLCEKYSGFPDYSTLAEETAESLAFLRAGFRAKYIEDAAKRIASHEISLEKIKSMPTDDARKELMHICGVGPKVADCVLLFGMHRLEAFPVDVWMKKVMERFYPDGMPECAKGLEGVAQQYLFHYVRCNREKLI, from the coding sequence ATGGATTACAGAGTAACAGATAATGGGATAATTGTGAGCCAGAATTGTTTTGATCTGGCACAGACGCTTGACTGCGGACAGGCGTTCCGGTGGAGCCGGAGGCCTGACGGAGCTTTCGAAGGAGATTTTCTTAACGAACATCTCGTTATATCGCAGCAGAGCAGTGATGAGTTTCTTCTGCACGGGGTTTCAGAGGAAAAATTTCTCGGCGTATGGAAGGATTATTTTGATCTTGATACAGACTACAGTGCCTTTATAGAACGTTTTTCCGATGACGAAACACTTTCACAGGCTGCGGAATTTGCGTCCGGAATAAGGATCCTCAGACAGGATCCCTGGGAAACGCTGTGCTCATTTATCATTTCGCAGAACAATAATATTCCGAGAATCAAGGGGATAATCGGCAGACTGTGTGAAAAATACAGCGGATTTCCGGATTACAGTACACTTGCTGAAGAAACTGCGGAATCACTGGCTTTTCTCAGGGCGGGCTTCCGCGCAAAGTATATTGAAGATGCCGCAAAGAGAATAGCCTCTCACGAGATCAGTCTTGAAAAAATAAAATCCATGCCGACTGATGATGCACGAAAGGAACTGATGCACATATGCGGTGTCGGACCTAAGGTTGCTGACTGTGTGCTGCTGTTCGGAATGCACAGACTGGAGGCTTTTCCGGTGGATGTATGGATGAAAAAAGTGATGGAACGCTTTTATCCTGACGGAATGCCGGAATGCGCAAAGGGACTTGAAGGTGTAGCTCAGCAGTATCTTTTCCACTATGTGCGGTGCAACCGTGAAAAACTTATCTGA